The Bacteroidota bacterium genome has a segment encoding these proteins:
- the yidC gene encoding membrane protein insertase YidC produces the protein MNRNTIIGLVIIFGMTIAYSIWMAPSKKEVEERRRIQDSLFQVQKKALDSMQITKAKEEAVTAKQKAIRDSIQTLNPAALLNTKTNYDLDALGPFSNSFALKDESYFIETDLLRVEIASRGGKIISVELKAYKTFDSLPLILYDRDSLKFGFTFFANNRLINTNELYFQPVFPGVTKGNNSSMIIKGADSLEISLRLFTNLADNSFNPNQYIEYVYTFTGDKYIVGFKVNFIGLEDVIASNTNSLNFSWHTQMLRQEKSVDRFNGSTIYYKFYNDEVKYLSESKDDEKSLTTRVKWISFKQRFFCSTLVADDYFNNADIKVLVDKSKGGRYDRSGVAEIGVPYSKSARISVPMLLYFGPLKYNILRKTNLDLERQIPLGWSFFFLAWINRYAVIPVFDFLSQFGWNYGIIILILTILLKIVLLPIAFKTYISTAKMRVLKPEIEEISKKFPKKEDAMKKQQATMAFYKQAGVNPMAGCIPMLLQFPILVAMFRFFPASIELRQQPFLWAKDLSSYDSILNLPFTIPFYGDHVSLFCLLMTISTIIYTRLNDKMMSSGQQQIPGMKVMMYMMPVMFLGFFNSYASALSYYYLLANIFTFVQMYLFRNFVNEEKIHAKIQENKKKPVKKSSFQKRLEDMAKSRGYNPGRRK, from the coding sequence ATGAACAGAAATACCATCATAGGCCTTGTAATCATCTTCGGGATGACGATTGCCTATAGTATCTGGATGGCGCCATCAAAGAAGGAAGTAGAAGAGAGGAGAAGAATACAAGATTCTCTTTTTCAGGTTCAGAAGAAGGCCTTGGATTCCATGCAGATAACAAAGGCAAAGGAAGAGGCAGTAACTGCTAAACAAAAAGCTATCCGTGATTCTATCCAAACATTAAACCCTGCTGCTTTACTCAATACAAAGACGAATTATGATCTGGATGCACTAGGCCCCTTTTCCAATTCGTTTGCGTTAAAAGATGAGAGTTATTTTATCGAAACCGATCTCTTGCGGGTTGAAATTGCCTCCAGGGGTGGAAAAATCATTTCTGTCGAATTGAAGGCCTACAAGACTTTCGATTCATTACCATTGATTCTTTATGACAGGGATTCTCTCAAGTTTGGGTTCACTTTTTTTGCCAATAACCGTCTGATCAATACGAATGAATTATATTTCCAGCCTGTTTTTCCAGGCGTTACCAAGGGGAATAATTCGTCAATGATCATCAAAGGGGCAGATTCACTGGAAATATCTTTACGGCTTTTCACTAACCTGGCTGATAATTCTTTTAACCCAAACCAATATATTGAATACGTTTATACCTTCACAGGCGACAAATACATTGTTGGATTCAAAGTCAATTTTATTGGACTTGAAGATGTGATCGCATCAAATACTAACTCTCTTAACTTTTCGTGGCATACCCAGATGCTTCGTCAGGAAAAATCAGTGGATAGATTTAATGGGTCTACCATATATTACAAGTTTTACAACGATGAGGTTAAATATCTTTCAGAATCCAAGGATGATGAAAAGTCATTAACAACAAGAGTCAAATGGATATCCTTTAAGCAAAGATTTTTCTGTTCAACATTGGTTGCTGATGATTATTTTAACAATGCTGATATAAAAGTACTTGTTGATAAAAGTAAAGGAGGACGTTATGACCGCTCAGGTGTGGCTGAGATTGGAGTTCCTTACAGCAAATCAGCAAGGATAAGCGTACCAATGTTATTATATTTTGGCCCTTTGAAATATAATATTTTGAGGAAAACTAATCTGGATCTTGAACGTCAAATTCCTTTAGGATGGAGTTTTTTCTTTCTGGCATGGATAAACCGCTACGCTGTGATTCCCGTTTTCGACTTCCTTAGCCAATTCGGCTGGAATTATGGGATAATTATCCTGATTCTGACCATATTGTTAAAGATAGTCCTCTTACCAATCGCGTTTAAAACATATATTTCCACCGCTAAAATGAGGGTTCTGAAACCCGAGATAGAAGAAATTAGTAAGAAATTTCCCAAGAAAGAGGATGCCATGAAGAAGCAGCAGGCTACCATGGCGTTCTATAAACAAGCGGGTGTCAATCCCATGGCAGGCTGCATACCTATGCTTTTACAATTTCCCATCCTGGTGGCTATGTTCCGGTTCTTTCCGGCTTCTATTGAACTGAGACAGCAACCATTCCTTTGGGCTAAAGATCTTTCATCTTATGACTCAATTCTGAATCTTCCTTTTACCATTCCTTTTTATGGAGATCATGTCAGCCTTTTCTGTCTTCTGATGACAATATCTACCATTATATATACACGCTTAAATGATAAGATGATGTCATCAGGCCAGCAACAAATACCAGGAATGAAAGTAATGATGTATATGATGCCTGTCATGTTTCTGGGTTTCTTTAATAGCTATGCTTCCGCACTGAGTTATTATTATCTGTTGGCTAATATCTTTACTTTCGTACAAATGTATCTCTTCCGAAACTTCGTCAATGAAGAAAAGATACATGCCAAAATACAGGAAAACAAAAAGAAACCTGTAAAAAAGTCCAGTTTTCAGAAGAGGCTTGAAGATATGGCTAAAAGCCGCGGGTATAATCCTGGAAGACGTAAGTAG
- a CDS encoding thioredoxin-like domain-containing protein, whose product MNKHFTGVGFLPVITVLLGLSLPFNLYAQVRDVAITIHLRGVYDSKISLLALSVSQTFKPIAEVQGIKNGETTKLSVSKEYLPGEFVLRFDYKETDASTPYPSEKYIFINDQDLELWVSPVYCNNADSTWFQRDERENATFIQFSKENGRQKEKLALLQNFLMNYDDTESKFYQQGINEYEQRRQTYNQWLTTRAQQDKALFVSNLYGFQYVPQIPWKGTETDRIKSLINHYFDGVDFNDSLIIKTSDLNKWMDNYVNLYGQLSTTAALRDSLFPEAGRAAIQKARQGHPLVYGWMVDYFYRGYETNSIPAGMKALEPYLNDPNCRTSKRMEIERRLKGMETLVKGSKAPNIELKDTSGNLFKLNDFNPSSPYILILFWSADCSHCVETADAIFPWQQQSGNTQKISVVAISLDETETEIKVWEQKIGRLDGWKHLRAAEGVRSKVANNYFILATPVMIVLDTKTKDIIAMPNTLNELMTAIK is encoded by the coding sequence ATGAATAAGCATTTTACAGGAGTAGGATTTTTACCTGTCATTACCGTTTTATTAGGGCTGTCTTTACCGTTTAATCTGTACGCGCAAGTCCGGGATGTCGCTATTACCATTCATCTTCGTGGTGTATACGATAGCAAAATAAGCCTTTTGGCCCTGTCGGTTTCTCAAACCTTTAAGCCCATTGCAGAGGTGCAGGGCATAAAAAATGGCGAAACAACCAAACTTTCTGTTTCTAAAGAATACCTGCCCGGAGAGTTTGTTTTGCGGTTCGATTACAAAGAAACAGATGCAAGTACTCCTTATCCTTCAGAGAAGTATATTTTTATCAATGATCAGGATTTGGAACTATGGGTAAGTCCAGTATATTGCAATAACGCCGATAGCACCTGGTTTCAACGAGACGAAAGAGAAAACGCAACATTTATCCAATTCTCAAAAGAAAATGGCAGGCAAAAAGAAAAATTAGCCTTGTTGCAGAATTTTTTAATGAACTATGATGATACAGAATCAAAGTTTTACCAGCAAGGTATCAATGAATATGAACAGAGGCGGCAAACTTACAACCAATGGCTGACAACCCGCGCCCAACAGGATAAAGCGCTCTTTGTAAGCAATCTGTATGGTTTTCAATATGTGCCGCAAATACCATGGAAAGGCACCGAAACCGACCGGATCAAAAGCCTGATAAACCACTATTTTGACGGCGTGGATTTTAATGACTCATTAATAATTAAAACGTCCGATCTGAACAAATGGATGGACAATTATGTCAACCTGTATGGCCAGTTATCCACTACCGCTGCTTTGCGTGATTCCTTATTTCCTGAAGCAGGCAGAGCTGCTATTCAGAAAGCCAGACAAGGACATCCGCTGGTTTATGGCTGGATGGTGGATTATTTCTACAGGGGCTACGAAACCAACAGCATACCGGCAGGAATGAAAGCATTGGAACCGTATCTGAACGATCCCAATTGTCGTACTTCCAAAAGAATGGAGATAGAGCGTAGGCTGAAAGGAATGGAAACACTGGTGAAAGGAAGCAAGGCTCCAAACATTGAACTAAAGGACACATCCGGGAACCTTTTCAAGCTGAATGATTTTAACCCATCCTCACCCTATATACTGATATTGTTTTGGTCAGCCGATTGCAGTCATTGTGTAGAAACAGCAGATGCTATATTCCCCTGGCAACAGCAATCAGGTAATACACAGAAAATATCGGTTGTAGCTATAAGCCTTGATGAAACGGAGACAGAAATTAAGGTTTGGGAGCAAAAAATCGGGAGATTAGACGGCTGGAAACACTTACGGGCAGCAGAAGGTGTTCGCAGCAAAGTAGCCAATAATTATTTTATTCTTGCAACTCCGGTTATGATTGTACTTGATACAAAAACTAAGGATATTATTGCAATGCCAAATACCCTGAATGAATTAATGACTGCCATAAAATAA
- a CDS encoding M6 family metalloprotease domain-containing protein, which translates to MEGYKLNILTITIVLICFTLLPKHGDAVTANPARVEYTQPDGTSLILLLKGDECIHWATTLDGYTILSNKQGFYEYASPDSTGNLGFSGIQAHNDGQRSQSEQKFLRGIRKGLFFSETQVNEMKQWQVNKNIMSPMAPMVGGFPTTGTRKLLQILANFSNTTTTYSQADFDSLMNQVNYNGTGSFRDYYLEVSYGQLTVNTTVTIWVNLPQTHDYYGPQAKWGEFAYDAVVAADVQAAVNFAEFDNNSDGIVDGVAIIHQGRGQEESGNINDIWSHSWDLSSAGYTVAQRTFDGVQVLDYTTMPEKNGPTNMTTIGVICHEFGHNLGSPDFYDTDYGNFGQYDGTGNWDVMAHGSWNGASGSQPAHPNAWIKDFFTWTNPTILTTEQISLLRDARLYPDVFRYNTTTTNEYFLCENRQQTGFDAGLPGHGLMIYHIDGNYIAAHTNTNDINANSHQGMFPMSAIANTANGVMPSFSSNINTGGCPWPGTESKTTFSDGTMPNSKSWAGANTDKPLLGITENMSTNEITVCFIACDTVHPVNFTATAVSSSQINLSWIKNPSNDSVMVAFSLTSAFGIPVTGNTYASGDTIPGGGNVLYNGSNTFLNHTVLSPITTYYYMAWSVITDTTYSTGVTANATTFSSIPTVTTSPVSNITYTSATGGGNVTSAGDSTVTARGVCWSTIINPTISDNHTTDSSGTGTFISSISGLDTNTIYYVRAYAINSLGTAYGNVLSFGTFSCGSITINHIAGTVAPVTKTVTYYTVTNISGEPLKCWITSNLGADHEATSVDDATEASAGWYWQFNRKQGYMHDGTTLTPNIFWIIPINEPFDWQAQNDPCVLELGIRSGWRIPTFTEWYNVDVDGSWTNWNGPWNSGLKLHAAGYINICPVLLRDLGVYGVYWSGMQYSESTGDHLIFTSESCNTFRNDKRFGNTIRCLDDYDTSFTIPWVTTNLVCSITHTSAISEGSVIYDGGVTVTVRGVCWNTSPYPTISNSKTIDGSGIGTFTSTITGLDTNTIYYFRAYATNIVGTSYGNDVIFTTLPRPCPGVPTVTYEENTYNTVQIGQQCWLIENLNIGEMIPESQAQSDNDTIEKYCNGNLESNCDVYGGLYQWDELMQYVTTQGVQGICPIGWHIPSYEDFTLLTDNLGGLSDAGGKMKEMGLNHWAWPNIGATNSSGFTAIAGGFLSDPGLFVPPTFQACFWPSSENVTTNAWSLYLNYGNNNALIYDYWEKTRALSVRCVMNAPNYPTVTTNNVMNISQTNAVSGGNVIEDGGFIVTERGVCWSTSSNPTIYDNHTIDEAQTGEFLSNISGLTKGTIYFLRAYATNSVGTAYGNKVKFASLLSPDECGNTITYEGKTYNTIQIGIQCWFKENLNIGTQIDTKINQTNNGIIEKYCYNNLETNCTVYGGLYQWNEMMQYATTEEIQGICPTGWHIPSNTEWWNLSNYLGSFFVVGGLLKETGFEHWLTPNTGATNSSGFNAIPGGLYEKQYSLFTYLTTYAHFWSSSEYDTANAKGWYLQYNSNRISWSNFWVKSYGFSVRCLKDSCDYVGISIVASANPVCEGTSVTFTATPTNGGTTPSYQWKVNGTYVGTDNPIYTYTPAANDVITCVLTSSDTLCITGNPATSNEYNSIAITTSSTLTTTVVSYIGQTTATSGGEVMNDGCVAVMARGVCWSTLQNPTVEDDHTADGNGTGVFVSNLTGLTLNTLYYVRAYSTDSVGTAYGNEMSFSTSFFGTCGYFTIIHVADTIAPVDKTVTYGTVTNIPGEPSKCWITSNLGADHQATSVDDATEASAGWYWQFNRKQGYKHDGTNRTPNSVWITSINENLDWQAANDPCTLELGSGWRIPTSTEWTNVDAIGNWTDWNDPWNSGLKLHAAGILVDGNGWLVERGGTGFYWSSVQGSANHGGYLFFWSGDSYIVNNQDKAYGCSLRCLKDTCALPSEQVINIQSGWGGISSYVDAVNDSVTVLFEPIISDLTILMSMSQLYWPGQGINTIGTWNTHQGYKIKVNNTVQVTFSGEPDANKTLDLNSGWSIIPVLNNDLVDASQLFDPLGDTLIIVKEIAGIKLYWPGQSIYTLVNLEPGKAYMVATNAACSVTFPAYVSNPYKTVSAGEVFVNVTPWNDALPSPNSHTIAIDKSLLSQCKPGDVIGVFNNSGLCCGMISLGDLQSNTAITAFGDDNTTGITDGFVEDEIMSFRLYRPGIPEEFHVFVTYDQLLPDKEFFTTNGLSKIAGINLVPTSSDLSGIEDCLTIYPNPTGGIIYLTNHCLLGEVDIKIYNDHGQLVMDDHISYTTLHKTYQIDLTGLRKGVYVVKLTGIDFVGFKKVVKY; encoded by the coding sequence ATGGAAGGTTATAAGCTAAACATATTAACAATCACAATTGTTCTAATATGTTTTACTTTACTACCGAAACATGGTGACGCAGTAACCGCAAATCCTGCCAGGGTTGAATACACCCAACCCGATGGCACTTCACTTATTCTACTGTTAAAAGGGGATGAATGCATTCACTGGGCAACCACTCTTGACGGGTACACGATATTGAGCAATAAACAAGGGTTTTATGAATATGCTTCCCCGGATAGTACCGGCAATCTGGGATTTTCAGGTATTCAGGCTCATAATGATGGCCAACGAAGTCAATCAGAGCAAAAATTTTTAAGGGGAATAAGAAAAGGTTTATTTTTTAGTGAGACTCAAGTAAACGAAATGAAGCAGTGGCAGGTAAATAAGAATATAATGTCACCAATGGCTCCAATGGTTGGAGGTTTTCCAACAACGGGTACGCGAAAACTACTACAGATCCTGGCAAATTTCTCAAATACCACCACAACTTATTCACAAGCCGATTTCGACAGTTTAATGAACCAGGTTAATTACAACGGAACGGGTAGTTTCCGCGATTACTATCTTGAAGTATCCTATGGTCAATTAACGGTTAACACCACCGTCACGATCTGGGTGAACCTGCCACAAACACACGATTACTATGGCCCTCAGGCCAAATGGGGCGAATTCGCTTATGATGCAGTAGTAGCTGCTGACGTTCAGGCTGCTGTGAATTTTGCCGAATTTGATAACAACAGCGATGGCATCGTCGACGGGGTGGCCATTATTCACCAGGGCCGGGGGCAGGAAGAATCGGGAAATATTAATGATATCTGGTCGCACAGCTGGGATTTATCATCAGCGGGATATACTGTCGCACAACGTACTTTTGATGGGGTGCAGGTGCTGGATTATACCACCATGCCCGAAAAGAATGGTCCCACCAACATGACGACTATTGGAGTTATTTGTCATGAGTTCGGTCATAATCTTGGTTCTCCCGATTTTTATGATACGGATTATGGAAACTTTGGACAATACGACGGAACCGGAAACTGGGATGTGATGGCACATGGTAGCTGGAATGGCGCCAGCGGAAGCCAACCTGCCCATCCCAACGCCTGGATAAAGGATTTTTTTACATGGACAAATCCGACCATATTAACAACCGAACAGATCAGTTTGCTTCGTGACGCACGGCTTTATCCGGATGTTTTCAGATATAATACCACCACAACCAATGAATATTTCCTTTGTGAGAATCGCCAGCAGACCGGCTTTGACGCAGGATTACCCGGGCATGGTTTGATGATCTATCATATAGATGGCAATTATATTGCCGCCCATACGAATACGAATGATATAAATGCCAATTCCCATCAGGGCATGTTTCCGATGTCGGCCATAGCAAATACAGCTAATGGTGTCATGCCTAGCTTCTCATCCAATATTAACACAGGGGGCTGCCCCTGGCCCGGAACAGAAAGTAAAACGACCTTTTCGGATGGTACTATGCCAAATTCAAAATCATGGGCAGGAGCGAATACAGATAAACCCTTACTCGGCATTACAGAAAATATGAGCACGAATGAGATCACTGTTTGTTTTATTGCTTGCGATACCGTTCATCCGGTCAATTTCACCGCCACTGCGGTTAGTTCAAGTCAAATTAATTTAAGCTGGATAAAAAATCCCTCCAATGACTCTGTCATGGTGGCCTTTAGTCTTACCTCAGCCTTTGGAATACCGGTAACCGGAAACACCTATGCGTCGGGAGACACTATACCCGGTGGGGGAAATGTTCTGTATAATGGATCCAATACGTTTTTAAATCATACTGTCTTGAGTCCCATTACAACCTATTATTACATGGCCTGGTCGGTGATAACCGATACCACCTATTCGACAGGGGTGACTGCAAATGCGACTACCTTTTCGTCAATCCCTACGGTCACCACCTCCCCAGTTTCCAACATCACTTATACTTCTGCAACTGGTGGGGGAAATGTAACTAGTGCCGGAGATTCAACAGTAACTGCAAGAGGCGTTTGCTGGAGTACTATAATTAATCCAACAATTTCAGATAACCATACTACCGATAGCAGTGGCACGGGAACTTTTATCAGTTCTATTTCAGGATTAGACACAAACACCATTTATTATGTAAGGGCTTATGCCATTAATAGTTTGGGTACAGCGTATGGCAATGTGCTGAGCTTTGGAACTTTTAGTTGCGGGTCCATCACAATTAACCATATAGCAGGAACCGTTGCACCAGTTACAAAAACAGTTACATATTATACTGTTACCAATATATCCGGCGAACCATTAAAATGCTGGATAACCAGTAACCTTGGCGCTGACCATGAGGCAACGTCCGTTGACGATGCTACCGAAGCCTCAGCAGGCTGGTACTGGCAGTTTAACCGCAAACAGGGGTATATGCATGATGGGACAACCTTAACACCCAATATTTTCTGGATAATCCCAATAAATGAACCCTTTGACTGGCAGGCTCAAAACGACCCATGTGTCCTTGAGCTTGGCATTCGTAGTGGTTGGCGTATTCCTACTTTTACTGAATGGTATAATGTTGATGTAGATGGAAGTTGGACAAATTGGAACGGACCGTGGAATTCTGGTTTAAAGCTTCATGCTGCCGGGTACATAAACATCTGTCCGGTTCTTCTGCGCGACCTCGGTGTATACGGCGTCTATTGGAGCGGAATGCAGTACAGTGAAAGTACTGGTGATCACCTGATCTTCACTAGTGAATCTTGCAACACGTTCAGAAACGACAAAAGATTTGGCAATACGATACGCTGTCTTGATGACTACGACACGTCTTTTACAATCCCATGGGTCACCACCAACTTGGTTTGCAGTATCACTCATACTTCTGCTATCAGTGAAGGATCTGTCATTTATGATGGCGGAGTCACGGTGACGGTACGGGGTGTATGCTGGAATACTTCACCATATCCAACAATTTCAAATAGTAAAACCATCGATGGGAGTGGTATTGGAACCTTTACTAGTACCATCACGGGCCTTGATACAAACACTATTTATTATTTTAGGGCTTATGCAACCAATATTGTAGGGACATCTTATGGAAATGATGTAATATTCACAACGCTTCCTCGGCCTTGCCCTGGAGTGCCAACTGTGACTTATGAAGAAAACACCTATAACACAGTTCAAATTGGACAGCAATGTTGGTTAATAGAGAATCTGAATATTGGAGAAATGATTCCCGAAAGTCAAGCTCAATCCGACAATGATACCATCGAAAAGTACTGTAATGGCAATTTAGAATCAAACTGTGATGTTTATGGAGGGTTATACCAATGGGATGAGCTGATGCAATATGTGACAACTCAAGGAGTGCAGGGTATATGTCCAATAGGCTGGCATATTCCAAGTTATGAAGATTTTACCTTACTCACGGACAATCTTGGCGGTTTGTCTGATGCTGGAGGAAAGATGAAAGAAATGGGATTGAATCATTGGGCATGGCCAAACATAGGTGCGACAAATAGTAGCGGTTTTACTGCGATTGCTGGTGGTTTTCTTAGTGATCCTGGCTTGTTTGTTCCTCCTACTTTCCAAGCCTGCTTTTGGCCCTCCTCGGAAAACGTAACGACAAATGCATGGTCTTTATATTTAAATTATGGGAATAATAATGCTTTAATATACGATTATTGGGAAAAAACCAGAGCTTTATCGGTACGCTGCGTGATGAATGCACCGAATTATCCAACAGTTACTACAAATAACGTTATGAATATCAGCCAAACCAATGCGGTATCAGGTGGAAATGTAATCGAAGATGGCGGCTTTATTGTTACCGAAAGGGGAGTGTGTTGGAGCACAAGCTCGAATCCGACAATATATGATAATCATACAATTGATGAAGCGCAAACAGGCGAGTTTCTTAGCAATATTTCGGGTTTGACCAAGGGAACAATCTATTTTTTAAGGGCATATGCAACAAACAGCGTGGGTACTGCCTACGGGAATAAAGTGAAATTTGCATCACTTTTATCTCCGGACGAATGCGGAAATACTATTACTTATGAAGGGAAAACATACAATACCATTCAGATCGGCATACAGTGCTGGTTTAAAGAGAATCTCAATATTGGAACACAGATTGACACTAAAATAAATCAGACGAATAATGGAATTATCGAAAAATATTGTTATAACAATCTTGAAACGAATTGCACTGTTTATGGGGGCTTATATCAGTGGAATGAGATGATGCAGTATGCTACTACCGAGGAGATACAGGGAATCTGCCCTACGGGATGGCATATTCCCAGTAATACTGAATGGTGGAATCTCTCAAATTATCTTGGAAGTTTTTTTGTTGTTGGTGGCTTATTGAAGGAGACAGGATTTGAGCATTGGCTAACTCCCAACACTGGCGCAACAAATTCCAGCGGGTTCAATGCAATCCCTGGCGGCCTATACGAAAAACAATATTCGTTATTCACTTATCTAACCACATACGCACATTTCTGGTCATCATCTGAATACGATACTGCAAATGCAAAGGGCTGGTACTTGCAATACAATAGCAATCGTATCTCCTGGAGTAACTTTTGGGTTAAGTCTTATGGTTTTTCCGTTCGGTGTCTTAAGGATAGTTGTGACTATGTGGGTATTTCCATTGTCGCTTCAGCAAATCCGGTTTGTGAAGGCACTTCGGTTACCTTTACGGCCACCCCGACCAATGGAGGGACAACGCCATCTTATCAATGGAAGGTCAACGGAACATACGTTGGAACTGACAACCCGATCTATACCTATACTCCAGCCGCCAATGACGTGATCACCTGTGTGCTGACTTCCAGTGATACTTTGTGTATCACAGGCAATCCGGCGACATCCAATGAATACAATTCCATAGCAATTACTACCTCCTCCACACTTACTACAACGGTGGTTTCTTATATCGGACAAACCACAGCAACATCCGGGGGAGAAGTCATGAATGATGGCTGTGTTGCCGTTATGGCCAGAGGAGTCTGTTGGAGTACCTTGCAAAACCCTACAGTTGAAGACGACCATACCGCTGACGGTAACGGAACCGGTGTATTTGTGAGCAATCTCACCGGCCTCACACTGAATACCCTATATTATGTCAGGGCTTATTCAACAGACAGTGTTGGAACAGCGTATGGGAACGAAATGAGTTTTTCAACATCTTTTTTTGGTACTTGCGGGTACTTCACCATTATCCATGTCGCTGATACCATAGCCCCGGTTGACAAAACAGTAACTTACGGCACTGTTACAAATATACCCGGCGAACCATCAAAATGCTGGATTACCAGTAACCTTGGCGCCGACCATCAGGCAACCTCCGTTGACGATGCTACCGAAGCCTCGGCAGGCTGGTACTGGCAGTTTAACCGAAAACAGGGGTACAAGCATGATGGCACAAACAGAACGCCCAATAGCGTCTGGATAACCTCTATAAATGAAAATCTTGACTGGCAGGCTGCCAATGACCCGTGTACCCTTGAGCTTGGCAGTGGCTGGCGTATTCCAACTTCAACCGAATGGACCAATGTGGATGCAATTGGAAACTGGACCGACTGGAACGACCCATGGAACTCTGGTTTAAAGCTACATGCTGCCGGTATCCTGGTAGATGGAAATGGTTGGCTGGTCGAGCGCGGCGGGACCGGTTTTTACTGGAGTAGTGTGCAGGGCAGTGCCAACCACGGCGGGTACCTGTTCTTCTGGAGTGGAGACAGCTACATTGTCAACAACCAAGATAAGGCGTACGGCTGTTCTCTGCGCTGCCTCAAAGACACTTGCGCATTGCCATCCGAGCAGGTTATTAATATCCAATCAGGCTGGGGCGGCATATCAAGTTATGTCGATGCGGTGAATGATTCGGTCACGGTACTATTCGAGCCCATCATCAGCGACCTGACCATACTTATGAGTATGTCGCAGTTATATTGGCCCGGCCAGGGCATTAATACCATCGGAACATGGAACACTCACCAGGGTTACAAGATAAAGGTCAACAATACAGTGCAGGTTACTTTCAGCGGCGAGCCTGATGCTAACAAGACCCTTGACTTAAACAGCGGCTGGAGTATCATACCTGTCCTGAATAATGATCTGGTTGACGCTTCACAATTATTCGATCCGCTGGGTGATACCCTGATCATTGTAAAAGAGATTGCCGGTATTAAGCTGTACTGGCCGGGGCAGTCGATATATACATTGGTTAACCTGGAGCCCGGCAAGGCATATATGGTAGCTACAAATGCTGCATGTTCAGTTACTTTCCCGGCTTATGTCAGCAATCCTTATAAGACGGTTAGTGCCGGAGAAGTTTTTGTCAACGTCACACCATGGAATGATGCATTACCATCACCAAACTCACATACAATAGCTATTGATAAAAGCTTGTTAAGCCAATGTAAGCCCGGCGACGTTATTGGGGTATTCAACAATTCCGGTTTATGCTGTGGGATGATATCCCTTGGCGATTTGCAGTCGAATACTGCTATTACAGCTTTTGGTGATGATAACACGACAGGTATTACAGATGGTTTCGTTGAAGATGAAATCATGAGTTTCAGGCTTTATCGTCCCGGGATACCAGAGGAATTCCATGTTTTTGTCACCTATGATCAACTATTGCCGGATAAGGAATTTTTTACAACAAACGGGCTGTCAAAAATAGCCGGGATAAATCTCGTACCGACATCATCAGATTTAAGCGGTATTGAGGATTGCCTGACTATTTATCCAAATCCAACTGGGGGTATTATATACTTAACAAATCATTGTCTGCTGGGTGAGGTAGATATTAAGATATATAACGATCATGGACAATTAGTTATGGATGATCATATTTCCTATACTACTTTACATAAGACTTATCAGATTGATCTGACAGGATTAAGAAAAGGTGTATATGTGGTTAAATTGACAGGGATCGATTTTGTAGGATTTAAAAAGGTAGTGAAATATTGA